Part of the Pseudomonas sp. P8_241 genome is shown below.
TGAGTAATCCGGAACAGGCCAGCTCGGGTTATCTGCTGCTGTTGCGAGTCAAGGATCTGGCAGGTCTCAATCAGCGCCTCGGTGGCCAGCGCACCGATGAAGTGCTCAAGGCGGTGGGCGAGCAACTGTCTCGCGAGTGCGCCAAATACCCGGAAACCCAGAACCTGGTGACGCGTATTCGGGGTGGCGAATTTGCCGTGCTGGCGCCGGGGTTGGTGCGCGAGGAGGCGTTGCATCTGGCACAACAGCTCGACAGTGCCCTGGCCAGCCTTCACTCCACGGGTGCGACGGATGTGCCGGCTGTTGCGTCGATTGGCCTGGCGCCGTTTGCTCATGGTGATTCACCGCAGGCCGTGCTCAACCTCGGTGATCAGGCTCTGGCCCAGGCAGAAAGCCAGGGAGAACAGAACTGGGCATGCCTGGAGCACAACCTTTCGGCCAGCGTCGGTGATGATCACCATGCCTGGCACCGGCTGCTCGATCAGGCGCTGACTCAGCGGCGTTTCCAGCTTTATTTCCAACCGGTGGTGGCCGCCCAGGACACTCAACTGGTGCTGCATTATAAAGTGTTGTCGCGGCTGCTCGACGATCAGGGCCAGACCATTCCCGCCGGGCGTTTCCTGCCATGGCTGGAGCGCTTCGGCTGGACCGTACGGCTCGATCAAATGATGCTCGAGCGGGTGCTGGAGCAAATGGATGAGCATGACCAGTCGCTGGCGCTGAACCTGTCTTCGGCGACCCTGACCGACCCCCAGGCGCAAAACAAAGTCTTCGAACTTTTGCGCGCGCATTCCAATCTCGGTCCGCGCCTGACCCTGGAAATCGGCGAAGAGCAATTGCCCGAACAAGCAGTGCTGGAGCAACTGACTCGACGCCTGCGCGAACTAGGCTTCTCATTGAGTCTGCAACATTTTGGTGGCCGCTTCAGCATGATCGGTAATCTGGCGCGGCTGGGGCTGGCCTATCTGAAGATCGACGGCAGTTACATACGGGCGATTGATCTGGAGACTGACAAGCGCCTGTTCATCGAGGCAATCCAGCGGGCGGCACACAGCATCGATTTGCCGCTGATTGCCGAACGGGTTGAGACACAAGGTGAGTTGTCGGTCATTCGCGAGATGGGCATGTATGGGGCACAGGGGCAGTTGTTCGGTGAGCCCAAGCCTTGGCAGTAAGGTTTCCGAACCGGGTTGTCAGAGCAGCTATCGCCAGCAGGCTAGCTCCCACTCGGGATTTGAATGGTTATCTCGAGGCGGTCCAGCTCGCGATGTGGCTGGAACAGTCACTGAAAAGTGATCAGATCAATCCGCTTTCATCCTCATCAATCAAATGGCTCAAACCACCCAGTGCTTCACGGGCCTGAGTACGGTCCATGAGCTTGGCTTGCGCGGCAATCGGCAGGTCGGTGACACGGATCACGCCTTTGTCTGTCAGCGCCTGAATCAAGTCGTCGAGCACCCGGATCATTTCCGGATCGCTTTGTCTGAGTCGTTTGAGGTTGGAAGCCAGTTTTTTGTTGACTAACCAATCCTTGAGCTCCGGATGTTCCGCAGGCAGTGTTTCCGTGGCCTCGGGGTAGGCTTGTGCTTCCACACGGACCAGTTGTCCTTCTGCATCGCGTTGCACGTAAAACATTGCGAATCCCTCATAAGTAAGCCGGCACCATGTGACAGCAGCATAGACAATGCCGCGCCAGTAAAGGGATGCCCGAGCAGTGTCAAATTCTTAACTGAATTCGCTCTTTGCTCTTTGCCGTTGAAGTAACTTCATGCTTGTAACTAAGATCTTGATTTGAAAGATTTATATTCAGCTTGTCATTAATGCCCTATATAAATTAGTTCAACTGGTCCGTTAATTGCTTTAACATTTTATGCATTCTATCGAGACCATCCATCTAGATGGGCGCCATTCGCCGAAAATCATGTGCGCCTCTGAATGGTATGCAGGATAATACCGCGCCGTCGTTCAGGCCGCGTAGACCGGCGCTTGTGGTGCGATCAGGGTTCGACGTTCAGATAGCGCGCCAAATAAATAATGCTGTTTTTCCGTCAAAAACATGGCGATAAAAAGATTTTTTTTAATCGCGATCCGATATTACACTTGCGGCCATCAAAATATTGGCGATATCATTTTGATGGCTCGCATTATTGAATTCACGAGCTACATGCTCTTTATGTGCCAGCGACTCGGGTAATCCATTATGAATCGAACAGACGATATATCGAATCTATTCAACAGGTTCGGAGCAAGTGCGGACAGTTATCTCGAGTTCGGAAGTCAATTCGATTACAAGGAAAAGCCTCTCGCGCTGGCACCGATGCCGCAGGCGGCCGTCGTCGTTGAAAGCGTTCAACCGCAGAAAAACATCAATGAAGCTCCGTTGATCAAATCAAAGCTCGCTAACGAGACCCGTATGCCGGCTCGGGATGTTTCGCCGTCTGAGACCCCACTTCGCCACTTGTTGGCTGAAGTGGCATTGGCGCGTCAGGCTGAGGCGCAGGCGCGTAACGAAGAGGCGCTGCGCCAGGTTTTACCTCAAGTTCGTCCAGCCAAGTCACCGGCCCATGTCATTGCGGTGATATCGGCCAAAGGAGGTGTCGGCAAGACAACGCTGTCTTCGGCATTGGCCACCGCTTTGCGGCTGGAAGGCGCAAAGACACTGGCCATTGATCTTGATCCACAAAACGCTTTGCAACATCACTTGGGGGCTCAGCCGGATGTAGCGGGCCTGGGCAGCGCAAGCCTTAATGGTGAAAACTGGAATTCACTGCTATTGACCGGTTCTGCAGGTGCGCTGGTATTGCCTTATGGCGTGGTGACTGAAGCGGAGCGTAGGACGCTGGAGCGCTATCTGGCAAACGATCGTTACTGGCTGGCCGGTCAATTGGCGAAGATGGACCTGGGCGAAAACGATGTGGTGATTCTCGACACTCCCCCTGGTCGCACTGCCTACCTGGATCAAGCCCTGATGGTGGCCGACCAGGTACTCGTTGTCGCGACTGCCGATGCGGCGTGTTTCGTCACGCTTGAGCAGGTGGAGCGGATTCTGACCGAGCACATGTCCGTTGGGCAGGCGCCGAAGTGCAATTACGTGATTAACCAGTTCGACGGCTCTCGCATGTTCTGCCGCGATATGCATGAAGTGCTCAAGCGTCGGCTGGGTTCGAATCTGCTAGGTGTAGTTGCACTGGATCATGCCGTTGGCGAAGCGCTGGCATACGGTCACAATCCTCTGCTGGAGGCCGAATCGTCCAAGGCCTGCCAGGACATGATGATGTTGATTGACACACTCAAGGCGCAGTTGAAATCCATGGATGTTGCAGAGTCATACGCCTCGTGATCAACCCTTCGACACCAGAAACGTCACCCCTGACCCCGTCTCAGCGCTTCGCTCAGGCGGTTTCCGATCGCCTGGACAAAATGCCCGGGTCGTTGCGTCGGGTGATGACCATCGGCGTCACATTGCTGTGCGGCCTGCTGGCGTTGTTTATCATCACAGTCCCGTTCGACTTGTACTCGCAGTGCATTTTCGCCCTTGGCTGCTTTATTGCTGCTCTGCTGCTGCGCAAAGTTCCAGGCCGCCTGACGGTGCTGATACTCATCGGGCTGTCTCTGACCGCTTCACTGCGTTATCTGTACTGGCGGCTCACCTCCACCCTCGGATTTGAGGGATGGGTCGACATGCTGTTCGGTTACGGGCTGGTTCTGGCCGAGCTGTACGCGATGATCGTGCTGGTGTTCGGGTACCTGCAAACCGCGTGGCCCTTGCGCCGCAAACCGGTGTTGATGAGCGCTCCGCCGAGCGAGTGGCCAACGGTCGATGTGTTCATCCCTTCCTACAATGAAACCCTCGATATCGTGAAAGTCACGATCTTCGCCGCCCAAGCCATCGACTGGCCTAGGGACAAGCTGCGTGTGCATGTGCTCGATGACGGACGCCGCGAAGATTTCCGCGACTTCTGCGAGCAGATCGGCGTGGGCTACATCGTTCGTGACAACAACCGTCACGCCAAGGCGGGCAACCTGAACGAAGCGCTAAAAGTTACCAGTGGCGAGTTCGTGACCATTTTCGATGCCGATCACGTACCGACACGCTCTTTCCTGCAAGTTTGTGTCGGCTGGTTCATCAAGGACCCGAAGCTGGCGATGCTGCAAACGCCGCACTTTTTCTTCTCCCCGGACCCTTTCGAGAAGAACCTCAATACCTTCCGCTCCGTACCGAACGAGGGCGAGTTGTTCTACGGGTTGGTGCAAGATGGCAATGACTTGTGGAACGCCACGTTCTTCTGCGGCTCCTGCGCGGTCATTCGACGAGCGCCGTTGCTGGAAATCGGTGGTGTGGCCGTCGAAACCGTGACCGAAGATGCTCACACTGCGCTCAAGCTCAACCGCGCCGGTTACAACACCGCCTATCTTGCCATTCCTCAGGCGGCCGGGCTGGCGACGGAAAGCCTGTCGCGGCACATCAGCCAGCGGATTCGCTGGGCACGAGGCATGGCGCAGATTTTCCGCACCGACAATCCACTGTTCGGCAAAGGCCTGAATCTCGGTCAGCGTCTGTGTTACCTGAACGCGATGCTGCACTTTTTCTACGGTTTGCCGCGCCTTGCGTTTCTCACGGCGCCCCTGGCCTTTCTGTTTTTCGATGCGCAGATATTTCATGCCTCGGCGTTGATGATCACGGCCTATGTACTGCCGCACATTCTCCACGCGAGTTTGACCAACTCCAGCATTCAAGGACGTTTCCGGCATTCGTTCTGGAACGAGGTCTACGAGACGGTTCTGGCCTGGTACATCATGGGGCCGGTACTGATGGCGCTGGTCAATCCCAAGTTTGGTGGCTTCAATGTCACCGACAAGGGGGGAGTCATCGAAGAAAAGTATTTCGAGTGGAAGCTGGCTCGTCCTTACATCGTGCTGCTGATCCTGAATGCTGCGGGTCTGATCTACGGAGTGGTCCGGCTGATGGAAGGCGCCGAGGGCGCCACCACCACCATCCTGATCAACCTGGCGTGGACCGTCTACAACCTCATCATCACCAGCGCCTCCGTGGCGGTGGCCAGTGAAACACGTCAGGTGCGCTCCGAGCCGCGCGTGGCAGCGGCTCTGCCGATGCGTCTGACCCGTGCCGATGGCACCACGGTCGAAGGCGTGACCCAGGACTTCTCGCAAAAAGGCCTGGGCTTCCGATTGCAGGGGGGCGACCTTGTACCTCAGGGCGAACGGGTGAAAATCTCGCTGTTCCGCAATCAACAATTGAGTGTGTTCCCGGCGGTCGTCGTTTTCAGTCGCGATGGCCTTCTGGGAGCGCAATTCGACGGGCTGACCCTGCGTCAGCAAAGTGAGTTGATACGCCTGACCTTTTCCCGCGCCGACACCTGGGCCGCGACCTGGGGCGGCGGTCAAGTCGATACGCCACTGGCTGCCTTGCGTGATGTCAGCGGCATTGGCCTGCGTGGCATCTACGAACTCTTCAAAGCCACGGTCATGGAAACACGGCGTCTGTTACGTCGCCGCCGCGCCACCCCACCTTCCCTAGAAAACGTTTTGGACAAGTGATGAACTCGAAGTCTTTCGCTTTCGCTAATCTGCGCGACCGCGCACTGGCACGCCTGGCGTGCGCCTTGCTGGCTTTGGGTGGTGGCACTGCGGTCTACGCCGAAACGGAGCCGGCGGACGTGGCACCGGGTGCCACCGGTTACAGCATGACGCTCAAGCAATTGGGTCGGAACTATCCAATGAGCCTGCGCGGGGTGGAGTCTACCGACAGCGTCAACTTCGATGTGCGCGCCGATTCGATTGTCACGGGCGCCAAGCTGACGTTGCAGTACACCTATTCGCCGTCGCTGCTGGCGGATCTGTCGCAGATCAACGTCATGGTCAACGATGAAGTGGCCGCAAGCCTGCCGTTGCCCAAGGAAAATGCCGGGCAATTGCAGAAGCAGGTGGTCGATATCCCGGCGCACCTGATCACCGAGTTCAACCGCCTGAGTCTGCAATTCGTCGGTCATTACACCATGGGCTGTGAAGACCCGCAGCATTCCAGCCTGTGGGCGAAGATCAGCAACGCAACCGAGCTGAGTATCGAGGTGTCGCCGCTGGCTTTGCCGAACGACTTGTCAATCATGCCGCTGCCGTTCTTCGACCGCCGCGATGCCCGGGCACTGAACCTGCCGTTCGTGTTTGCCGGCACACCGGATAACACCACCCTGGAGGCGGCCGGCGCGTTGTCATCCTGGTTCGGCGCCCAGGCCAGTTATCGCGGAGCGACATTTTCCTCGCGCTTTAACCAGATACCGGCCCATGGCAATGCGGTGGTGCTGCTCAGCGGTCCTGGCGCGCTGCAGGTTGGTGGCTTGAGCCTGCCTGAAGCCAAGGGCCCCACGCTGACCGTGATGACCAACCCCAATGACGCCAATGGCAAGTTGTTGGTGATCATCGGACGTGATGGTGCCGAACTCAAGCAGGCGGCCACGGCGCTGGTGCTCGGTAGCCAGGCACTGTCGGGCAGTAGCGTCGTGATCGATCGTCTCGACCAGGTGCAACCGCGCAAGCCTTATGATGCTCCGAACTGGTTGCCTGGCGATCGTCCGGTCAAACTTGGCGAGCTGCTGCCGGCCAAACAATTCAACGTATCGGGCTACAACCCGGGCGACATCACGGTACCGCTGAACTTTGCGCCAGACCTGTTTACCTGGCGTGATGAAGGTGCACCGCTGCACCTCAAATACCGTTATACGCCGCAAGAGAAATCGACCAACTCGTCATTTATCGTCAGCTTCAACGATGGTTTGATCCAGTCGCAGAACCTGTTGTCCCAGGACAAGCTCGACAGCGGTGTGCTCTCCGCCCTGAAACTCAACGACACACTGGATCGCGAAATCCGCGTGCGCCTGCCATTGAATTCGGTCGCCCTGCAATCGCGTCTGCAACTGCGCTACATGTTCGATTACATCAAACAGGGCGAGTGCGGCGACATCATTATCGACAACATGCGCGGCAGCGTCGATCCGGAGTCGACACTCGACCTGAGTGGCTATGATCACTTCATGGCCATGCCGAACCTTGGCGTCTTCAAGGATGCGGGCTTTCCGTTCACGCGCCTGGCGGATCTGTCGGAAACTGCCGTGGTGCTCCCGGATAACGCGGGTGCTCCCGAGCTGGATGCCTACCTGACCGTGCTCGGCCGTTTCGGCCAGTCCACCGGTTACCCGGCCACTGCGGTGCTGGTAATTCAGGCGGCGCAAATCCAGGCTGCCGCTGACAAGGATTTGCTGGTACTTGCGTCTGGCGCCAACCAACCGTTGCTGACCCAGTGGGCCGATCAGTTGCCTGCTGCCGGTAATGACGGCCAGCAAAGTTTCCATCTATCTGACCTGCCGATGCGCGTGCGTGACTGGTTCAGTCCCGATCCAGAAGCCAATCAACGCAAGGCGCGTTTGGCCCTGGCATTTTCCGGTGGTCAGCCCAGCACCTACCTGACCGGCTTCGAATCGCCACTCAAAAGTGGCCGCAGCGTGGTAGTGATTGCCAGTGGCAAGCCCGCAGGGCTGGCGGACGCGACCAACGCCTTGATCGGTGGCGAGGATTACTCCCAGTCGATCCAGGGCAGCCTGGTGGTGGTTCGCGGCAAAACCATCGAACCATTGGTGGCGGACGAGCAGTATTACGTTGGCAGCCTGAGCCCGATCAAATATCTGCAGTGGATGCTGTCGCGTCATGTGCTTTTGACGATGTTGCTAACAGGGGTTGGTGTATTGCTGCTCAGTTGCCTGGCTTATCTGTCGCTGCGTTCGCGCGCCAAACGTCGTCTTAATGGGTCTTGAGGCCGTGCAGTTGATGAAGCCATTCTCTGCCATGCAAACTCTGGAGCGTTGTGCGCGATGGCTCAGTCTGTCGGCATTGCTGATGGCCTGGCTGTTGCCTGTAACAGCGCGTGCCGAGAGCAATTGCAGTCAGGAGACATGGCCGCTGTGGCAAACTTTCGTCGAACATTTCGTGCAGCCCGATGGTCGGGTATTGGATGCCAGCACACCGCAACGGCATAGCTCATCGGAAGGCCAGTCTTACGCGATGTTCTTTGCGCTGGTGGCCAATGACCGTGTGACGTTCGACAAATTGTGGCGCTGGAGCCAGGACAACCTTGCCGGCGGGGATATCAAGACGAACCTGCCAGGGTGGTTCTGGGGACTGGACGAGAATGGAAGCTGGCGTTTGCTGGACAGTAACTCGGCCTCTGACGCCGATCTGTGGTTTGCTTACGCTTTGCTTGAAGCCGGACGCTTGTGGCACGTCGACGCCTACACCCTGGCTGCGCGG
Proteins encoded:
- the lapD gene encoding cyclic di-GMP receptor LapD; translated protein: MSLFKQLLIAICLFLVVAFTGSFMVSLESSRTQYVNQLRSHAQDAATALALSLTPNIDDPAMVELLVSSIFDSGYYASIRVVDLKTDQPLVERSGIPAVTHVPDWFVELIGLEPAGGDAIVSRGWEQAARVEVVSHPMFAVGKLWQSALGSLGWLLLCGAVSAGLGALLLRRQLRPLDYMVKQSHAIARREFLSLPELPRTPELRRVVQAMNQMVEKLKALFQEQAERSEKLRAESYQDTLTGLANRRYFEMQLNARVSNPEQASSGYLLLLRVKDLAGLNQRLGGQRTDEVLKAVGEQLSRECAKYPETQNLVTRIRGGEFAVLAPGLVREEALHLAQQLDSALASLHSTGATDVPAVASIGLAPFAHGDSPQAVLNLGDQALAQAESQGEQNWACLEHNLSASVGDDHHAWHRLLDQALTQRRFQLYFQPVVAAQDTQLVLHYKVLSRLLDDQGQTIPAGRFLPWLERFGWTVRLDQMMLERVLEQMDEHDQSLALNLSSATLTDPQAQNKVFELLRAHSNLGPRLTLEIGEEQLPEQAVLEQLTRRLRELGFSLSLQHFGGRFSMIGNLARLGLAYLKIDGSYIRAIDLETDKRLFIEAIQRAAHSIDLPLIAERVETQGELSVIREMGMYGAQGQLFGEPKPWQ
- a CDS encoding tryptophan synthase subunit beta; amino-acid sequence: MFYVQRDAEGQLVRVEAQAYPEATETLPAEHPELKDWLVNKKLASNLKRLRQSDPEMIRVLDDLIQALTDKGVIRVTDLPIAAQAKLMDRTQAREALGGLSHLIDEDESGLI
- the bcsQ gene encoding cellulose biosynthesis protein BcsQ, producing MNRTDDISNLFNRFGASADSYLEFGSQFDYKEKPLALAPMPQAAVVVESVQPQKNINEAPLIKSKLANETRMPARDVSPSETPLRHLLAEVALARQAEAQARNEEALRQVLPQVRPAKSPAHVIAVISAKGGVGKTTLSSALATALRLEGAKTLAIDLDPQNALQHHLGAQPDVAGLGSASLNGENWNSLLLTGSAGALVLPYGVVTEAERRTLERYLANDRYWLAGQLAKMDLGENDVVILDTPPGRTAYLDQALMVADQVLVVATADAACFVTLEQVERILTEHMSVGQAPKCNYVINQFDGSRMFCRDMHEVLKRRLGSNLLGVVALDHAVGEALAYGHNPLLEAESSKACQDMMMLIDTLKAQLKSMDVAESYAS
- the bcsA gene encoding UDP-forming cellulose synthase catalytic subunit — its product is MINPSTPETSPLTPSQRFAQAVSDRLDKMPGSLRRVMTIGVTLLCGLLALFIITVPFDLYSQCIFALGCFIAALLLRKVPGRLTVLILIGLSLTASLRYLYWRLTSTLGFEGWVDMLFGYGLVLAELYAMIVLVFGYLQTAWPLRRKPVLMSAPPSEWPTVDVFIPSYNETLDIVKVTIFAAQAIDWPRDKLRVHVLDDGRREDFRDFCEQIGVGYIVRDNNRHAKAGNLNEALKVTSGEFVTIFDADHVPTRSFLQVCVGWFIKDPKLAMLQTPHFFFSPDPFEKNLNTFRSVPNEGELFYGLVQDGNDLWNATFFCGSCAVIRRAPLLEIGGVAVETVTEDAHTALKLNRAGYNTAYLAIPQAAGLATESLSRHISQRIRWARGMAQIFRTDNPLFGKGLNLGQRLCYLNAMLHFFYGLPRLAFLTAPLAFLFFDAQIFHASALMITAYVLPHILHASLTNSSIQGRFRHSFWNEVYETVLAWYIMGPVLMALVNPKFGGFNVTDKGGVIEEKYFEWKLARPYIVLLILNAAGLIYGVVRLMEGAEGATTTILINLAWTVYNLIITSASVAVASETRQVRSEPRVAAALPMRLTRADGTTVEGVTQDFSQKGLGFRLQGGDLVPQGERVKISLFRNQQLSVFPAVVVFSRDGLLGAQFDGLTLRQQSELIRLTFSRADTWAATWGGGQVDTPLAALRDVSGIGLRGIYELFKATVMETRRLLRRRRATPPSLENVLDK
- the bcsB gene encoding cellulose biosynthesis cyclic di-GMP-binding regulatory protein BcsB, whose amino-acid sequence is MNSKSFAFANLRDRALARLACALLALGGGTAVYAETEPADVAPGATGYSMTLKQLGRNYPMSLRGVESTDSVNFDVRADSIVTGAKLTLQYTYSPSLLADLSQINVMVNDEVAASLPLPKENAGQLQKQVVDIPAHLITEFNRLSLQFVGHYTMGCEDPQHSSLWAKISNATELSIEVSPLALPNDLSIMPLPFFDRRDARALNLPFVFAGTPDNTTLEAAGALSSWFGAQASYRGATFSSRFNQIPAHGNAVVLLSGPGALQVGGLSLPEAKGPTLTVMTNPNDANGKLLVIIGRDGAELKQAATALVLGSQALSGSSVVIDRLDQVQPRKPYDAPNWLPGDRPVKLGELLPAKQFNVSGYNPGDITVPLNFAPDLFTWRDEGAPLHLKYRYTPQEKSTNSSFIVSFNDGLIQSQNLLSQDKLDSGVLSALKLNDTLDREIRVRLPLNSVALQSRLQLRYMFDYIKQGECGDIIIDNMRGSVDPESTLDLSGYDHFMAMPNLGVFKDAGFPFTRLADLSETAVVLPDNAGAPELDAYLTVLGRFGQSTGYPATAVLVIQAAQIQAAADKDLLVLASGANQPLLTQWADQLPAAGNDGQQSFHLSDLPMRVRDWFSPDPEANQRKARLALAFSGGQPSTYLTGFESPLKSGRSVVVIASGKPAGLADATNALIGGEDYSQSIQGSLVVVRGKTIEPLVADEQYYVGSLSPIKYLQWMLSRHVLLTMLLTGVGVLLLSCLAYLSLRSRAKRRLNGS